One window from the genome of Salvia miltiorrhiza cultivar Shanhuang (shh) chromosome 7, IMPLAD_Smil_shh, whole genome shotgun sequence encodes:
- the LOC130994573 gene encoding bax inhibitor 1-like isoform X2, producing the protein MDSFSSFFDSQSSSRNRWSYDSLKNFRQISPVVQTHLKQVYLSLCCALLASAVGVYLHILWNVGGTLTSLGCMGCIFWLLATPFHQEQKKVSLLMAAALLEGASIGPLVQLAIEFDPSIVVSAFIGCSLAFGCFSGAAMLARRREYLYLGGLLSSGLSILLWLHFASSIFGGSMALFKFELYFGLLVFVGYIVVDTQDIIEKAHLGDLDYVNHALTLFTDFVAVFVRVLIIMLKNASEKEGKKKKKRN; encoded by the exons ATGGATTCGTTTTCTTCTTTCTTCGATTCGCAATCTTCCTCTCGAAACCGATGGAGTTATGATTCACTCAAGAATTTCCGGCAGATTTCTCCCGTTGTTCAAACACATCTTAAACAG GTGTATCTTTCTCTATGTTGCGCATTGTTGGCATCGGCAGTTGGGGTTTATCTTCACATTCTTTGGAACGTGGGCGGTACACTGACCTCTCTCGGATGCATGGGCTGCATCTTTTGGTTGCTAGCTACTCCTTTTCACCAAGAG CAAAAGAAAGTCTCCCTTCTCATGGCTGCAGCGCTCCTTGAAGGAGCCTCGATAGGTCCTTTGGTTCAACTGGCCATTGAATTTGACCCAAG CATTGTGGTTAGTGCTTTCATTGGTTGTTCTCTGGCGTTTGGTTGTTTTTCTGGAGCTGCAATGCTTGCTAGGCGTAGAGAGTACTTGTACCTTGGTGGTCTTCTTTCCTCTGGTCTCTCCATCCTACTTTGGTTGCACTTTGCATCCTCAATTTTTGGTGGTTCCATGGCTCTATTCAAATTTGAG TTGTATTTTGGACTCTTGGTGTTTGTGGGCTACATAGTAGTTGATACCCAGGATATTATTGAGAAAGCACACTTGGGAGACCTGGACTACGTGAATCATGCTCTTACCTTGTTTACTGATTTTGTTGCTGTGTTTGTACGAGTTCTAATTATCATG CTGAAGAACGCATCTGAGAAggaaggaaagaagaagaagaagaggaactGA
- the LOC130994573 gene encoding bax inhibitor 1-like isoform X1, whose translation MDSFSSFFDSQSSSRNRWSYDSLKNFRQISPVVQTHLKQVYLSLCCALLASAVGVYLHILWNVGGTLTSLGCMGCIFWLLATPFHQEQKKVSLLMAAALLEGASIGPLVQLAIEFDPSIVVSAFIGCSLAFGCFSGAAMLARRREYLYLGGLLSSGLSILLWLHFASSIFGGSMALFKFELYFGLLVFVGYIVVDTQDIIEKAHLGDLDYVNHALTLFTDFVAVFVRVLIIMVGVIYDVISVSIFILLFFICLP comes from the exons ATGGATTCGTTTTCTTCTTTCTTCGATTCGCAATCTTCCTCTCGAAACCGATGGAGTTATGATTCACTCAAGAATTTCCGGCAGATTTCTCCCGTTGTTCAAACACATCTTAAACAG GTGTATCTTTCTCTATGTTGCGCATTGTTGGCATCGGCAGTTGGGGTTTATCTTCACATTCTTTGGAACGTGGGCGGTACACTGACCTCTCTCGGATGCATGGGCTGCATCTTTTGGTTGCTAGCTACTCCTTTTCACCAAGAG CAAAAGAAAGTCTCCCTTCTCATGGCTGCAGCGCTCCTTGAAGGAGCCTCGATAGGTCCTTTGGTTCAACTGGCCATTGAATTTGACCCAAG CATTGTGGTTAGTGCTTTCATTGGTTGTTCTCTGGCGTTTGGTTGTTTTTCTGGAGCTGCAATGCTTGCTAGGCGTAGAGAGTACTTGTACCTTGGTGGTCTTCTTTCCTCTGGTCTCTCCATCCTACTTTGGTTGCACTTTGCATCCTCAATTTTTGGTGGTTCCATGGCTCTATTCAAATTTGAG TTGTATTTTGGACTCTTGGTGTTTGTGGGCTACATAGTAGTTGATACCCAGGATATTATTGAGAAAGCACACTTGGGAGACCTGGACTACGTGAATCATGCTCTTACCTTGTTTACTGATTTTGTTGCTGTGTTTGTACGAGTTCTAATTATCATGGTAGGTGTCATTTATGATGTTATTAGTGTATCTATTTTtatcttgttatttttcattTGCTTACCGTGA
- the LOC130994574 gene encoding uncharacterized protein LOC130994574 isoform X2 yields the protein MDAYQLSADAAAWNVLGLLLSKGRPTHPSELTLRSTPDSIRFLCSIPNSPLRLADDDLVTVSPIGAAALAQFLLNSDLITRYLDLPHFVPGLLAHFRLNALQRTYCRKRKRVPADEDFLTTKTKRFDLDLNDVKSSNQIAITIPHKFENVTTQGISSLPTLSVFDCWNLERDVFIPEAHRKSEFNSETENAAEAEIPNMQISSTRHGPQIMAEELLNYVPSPKRPSHPLSSNFEEGGGIGDNGIVDHVINSMTISASSKLDEQMIVTQKRSDAVAQGCDSLTEGVDGKIKEVFVHDPGSCKGHKEHQSIDRIHKTKYDKDNAEKALPKSDNKGRIFIRARTEGHLQSQGDMLNHSMKHSSTLNLDTRRAAYDRKNDICPTKEKRKRLTDKAQEQCKRDKTPVSVQQTKKIDCDQIENTKEKRDASAENKEKPSSISNNIKQESFPEFESFIVEQEEGSGGYGTVYRARRKDDGVIFAIKCPHANANKNYVNNEIKMLERLGGRNFVIKYEGSFKSKSAVCLVLQHVQHDRPEILKRDMNVADLQWYGYCLFKALAGLHRQGFVHRDVKPGNFLYSRKVNKGYLIDFNLALDMHKKYGTAVNKNAGKVCRSLLPPGNLKRKVDKSKVITEASGRNIIKSQGADGSGVTSAKDATSTRTECAERLREPLPCHGRRELLSLVQEAMQNGNHGSVDAPKSKRKRVAAPAGDAGTKLLYVTPMPLHANGNAIRGAGQLKSKDGKPAREGPCAGTKGFKAPEVLFRSLHQGPRADIWAAGVTLLYLMIGRTPFTGDAEQNIKEIAKLRGSEALWEVAKLHSHESVFSMDLLDVKYLTPMSLQDWCAQNTRRQDFFDAIPSSLFDLVDKCLMVNPRQRISADEALAHDFFAPCHEALRKHRLRRQARAEAVVDQ from the exons ATGGATGCTTACCAGCTCAGCGCTGACGCCGCCGCGTGGAATGTGCTCGGACTTTTGCTCTCCAAGGGCCGCCCCACCCATCCCTCCGAGCTGACTCTCCGTTCTACTCCAGATTCCATACGCTTCCTCTGTTCAATCCCTAATTCTCCTCTCCGACTCGCGGATGACGACCTCGTCACGGTCTCGCCGATCGGAGCTGCCGCTCTCGCCCAATTTTTGTTAAATTCAGATTTGATTACAAGATACTTGGATTTGCCACACTTTGTTCCGGGTTTGTTGGCACATTTTAGGTTAAATGCCTTACAGAGGACGTATTGTAGAAAAAGGAAGAGGGTGCCAGCAGACGAGGATTTTCTTACTACGAAAACGAAGAGGTTTGACCTGGATTTAAATG ATGTAAAAAGCTCAAACCAGATCGCGATTACAATTCCCCACAAATTTGAGAATGTCACCACTCAA GGTATATCAAGCCTCCCAACACTTTCAGTTTTTGACTGCTGGAATCTCGAAAGAGATGTGTTTATACCCGAAGCACATAGAAAGTCAGAATTTAACTCTGAAACTGAAAATGCTGCTGAAGCTGAAATTCCGAACATGCAGATAAGCAGTACTCGACATGGACCCCAAATAATGGCAGAGGAATTATTAAATTATGTCCCTTCTCCAAAAAGGCCATCGCATCCATTGAGTAGTAATTTTGAAGAAGGGGGTGGAATTGGTGACAATGGTATAGTAGACCATGTTATTAACTCCATGACTATTTCTGCATCATCTAAGTTAGATGAGCAGATGATAGTAACACAAAAAAGAAGTGATGCTGTTGCTCAAGGGTGTGATTCATTGACTGAAGGCGTCGATGGGAAAATAAAGGAAGTCTTTGTACACGATCCTGGTAGTTGCAAAGGCCATAAGGAACATCAGTCAATAGATAGAATCCATAAAACTAAGTATGACAAAGATAATGCTGAAAAGGCTCTGCCTAAATCCGATAATAAGGGTCGCATTTTCATCAGAGCAAGAACAGAAGGTCATCTACAAAGCCAGGGAGACATGCTGAATCATTCCATGAAGCATTCCTCTACCCTCAATCTCGATACCAGGCGTGCAGCATATGATAGGAAGAATGATATCTGCCCCACAAAAGAGAAACGCAAGCGCCTTACTGATAAAGCTCAAGAGCAATGTAAAAGAGATAAAACCCCAGTTTCTGTACAGCAAACGAAAAAGATTGATTGCGACCAGATTGAAAACACTAAAGAAAAGAGGGATGCTTCCGCCGAGAATAAGGAAAAGCCTTCCTCCATATCCAAT AATATTAAGCAAGAATCTTTTCCGGAATTTGAGTCATTTATTGTGGAACAAGAAGAGGGCTCAG GAGGTTATGGTACAGTGTACCGGGCAAGAAGGAAAGACGATGGAGTAATATTTGCCATAAAAT GTCCTCATGCCAACGCCAATAAAAATTATGTGAACAATGAGATAAAAATGCTAGAGAGATTGGG GGGGAGAAACTTTGTGATAAAGTATGAAGGTTCATTTAAGAGTAAGAGTGCTGTTTGTCTTGTTTTGCAACATGTTCAGCATGATAGACCTGAG ATCTTAAAAAGAGATATGAATGTTGCTGACCTACAGTGGTATGGTTATTGTCTGTTCAAAGCCCTTGCTGGTCTACATAGGCAG GGATTTGTTCACAGAGATGTTAAACCTGGAAACTTTCTTTACTCTCGCAAGGTCAACAAGGGTTACTTGATTGATTTCAATCTTGCATTG GATATGCACAAAAAGTATGGGACAGCCG TAAACAAAAATGCTGGAAAAGTCTGTAGATCCCTTTTACCTCCTGGAAACCTGAAAAGGAAGGTTGACAAATCAAAGGTTATCACTGAAGCTAGCGGTAGGAATATCATTAAAAGTCAGGGTGCTGATGGTTCTGGGGTAACTTCTGCAAAGGATGCAACAAGCACTAGAACAGAGTGTGCGGAAAGGTTGAGAGAACCATTACCATGCCATGGTAGGCGGGAACTGTTAAGCCTGGTGCAGGAAGCCATGCAGAATGGAAATCATGGATCTGTAGATGctcccaaatcaaagagaaaaagAGTTGCTGCACCTGCTGGTGATGCAGGTACCAAACTTTTGTATGTCACTCCAATGCCACTGCATGCCAATGGAAATGCCATTCGTGGGGCTGGACAGCTTAAAAGCAAAG atggGAAGCCTGCCAGAGAAGGTCCTTGTGCGGGTACTAAAGGCTTTAAGGCTCCAGAA GTATTGTTCAGATCTCTACATCAAGGCCCTAGAGCTGATATTTGGGCTGCTGGAGTGACCTTACTGTACCTGATGATTGGCAGAACACCTTTCACTGGCGACGCCGAACA GAACATAAAAGAGATAGCAAAGTTAAGGGGCAGTGAAGCTCTCTGGGAAGTTGCAAAGCTGCACAGCCATGAATCAGTATTTTCAATG GACCTGCTCGATGTAAAATACTTGACGCCAATGAGTCTTCAGGATTGGTGTGCACAAAATACACGACGACAAGATTTCTTTGATGCCATACCAAGTTCACTATTTGATCTCGTAGATAAGTGTTTAATGGTGAATCCACGGCAGAGGATCAGCGCAGATGAAGCTCTTGCACACGACTTTTTCGCCCCATGCCATGAGGCTCTCAGAAAGCACAGGCTGCGAAGGCAAGCACGGGCCGAAGCTGTCGTGGATCAATAG
- the LOC130994574 gene encoding uncharacterized protein LOC130994574 isoform X1, with protein sequence MDAYQLSADAAAWNVLGLLLSKGRPTHPSELTLRSTPDSIRFLCSIPNSPLRLADDDLVTVSPIGAAALAQFLLNSDLITRYLDLPHFVPGLLAHFRLNALQRTYCRKRKRVPADEDFLTTKTKRFDLDLNDVKSSNQIAITIPHKFENVTTQGISSLPTLSVFDCWNLERDVFIPEAHRKSEFNSETENAAEAEIPNMQISSTRHGPQIMAEELLNYVPSPKRPSHPLSSNFEEGGGIGDNGIVDHVINSMTISASSKLDEQMIVTQKRSDAVAQGCDSLTEGVDGKIKEVFVHDPGSCKGHKEHQSIDRIHKTKYDKDNAEKALPKSDNKGRIFIRARTEGHLQSQGDMLNHSMKHSSTLNLDTRRAAYDRKNDICPTKEKRKRLTDKAQEQCKRDKTPVSVQQTKKIDCDQIENTKEKRDASAENKEKPSSISNNIKQESFPEFESFIVEQEEGSGGYGTVYRARRKDDGVIFAIKCPHANANKNYVNNEIKMLERLGGRNFVIKYEGSFKSKSAVCLVLQHVQHDRPEILKRDMNVADLQWYGYCLFKALAGLHRQGFVHRDVKPGNFLYSRKVNKGYLIDFNLALDMHKKYGTADNCKVHQNLNDHTSIGLTNSLSPAKSRKLMDTTYIDAVNKNAGKVCRSLLPPGNLKRKVDKSKVITEASGRNIIKSQGADGSGVTSAKDATSTRTECAERLREPLPCHGRRELLSLVQEAMQNGNHGSVDAPKSKRKRVAAPAGDAGTKLLYVTPMPLHANGNAIRGAGQLKSKDGKPAREGPCAGTKGFKAPEVLFRSLHQGPRADIWAAGVTLLYLMIGRTPFTGDAEQNIKEIAKLRGSEALWEVAKLHSHESVFSMDLLDVKYLTPMSLQDWCAQNTRRQDFFDAIPSSLFDLVDKCLMVNPRQRISADEALAHDFFAPCHEALRKHRLRRQARAEAVVDQ encoded by the exons ATGGATGCTTACCAGCTCAGCGCTGACGCCGCCGCGTGGAATGTGCTCGGACTTTTGCTCTCCAAGGGCCGCCCCACCCATCCCTCCGAGCTGACTCTCCGTTCTACTCCAGATTCCATACGCTTCCTCTGTTCAATCCCTAATTCTCCTCTCCGACTCGCGGATGACGACCTCGTCACGGTCTCGCCGATCGGAGCTGCCGCTCTCGCCCAATTTTTGTTAAATTCAGATTTGATTACAAGATACTTGGATTTGCCACACTTTGTTCCGGGTTTGTTGGCACATTTTAGGTTAAATGCCTTACAGAGGACGTATTGTAGAAAAAGGAAGAGGGTGCCAGCAGACGAGGATTTTCTTACTACGAAAACGAAGAGGTTTGACCTGGATTTAAATG ATGTAAAAAGCTCAAACCAGATCGCGATTACAATTCCCCACAAATTTGAGAATGTCACCACTCAA GGTATATCAAGCCTCCCAACACTTTCAGTTTTTGACTGCTGGAATCTCGAAAGAGATGTGTTTATACCCGAAGCACATAGAAAGTCAGAATTTAACTCTGAAACTGAAAATGCTGCTGAAGCTGAAATTCCGAACATGCAGATAAGCAGTACTCGACATGGACCCCAAATAATGGCAGAGGAATTATTAAATTATGTCCCTTCTCCAAAAAGGCCATCGCATCCATTGAGTAGTAATTTTGAAGAAGGGGGTGGAATTGGTGACAATGGTATAGTAGACCATGTTATTAACTCCATGACTATTTCTGCATCATCTAAGTTAGATGAGCAGATGATAGTAACACAAAAAAGAAGTGATGCTGTTGCTCAAGGGTGTGATTCATTGACTGAAGGCGTCGATGGGAAAATAAAGGAAGTCTTTGTACACGATCCTGGTAGTTGCAAAGGCCATAAGGAACATCAGTCAATAGATAGAATCCATAAAACTAAGTATGACAAAGATAATGCTGAAAAGGCTCTGCCTAAATCCGATAATAAGGGTCGCATTTTCATCAGAGCAAGAACAGAAGGTCATCTACAAAGCCAGGGAGACATGCTGAATCATTCCATGAAGCATTCCTCTACCCTCAATCTCGATACCAGGCGTGCAGCATATGATAGGAAGAATGATATCTGCCCCACAAAAGAGAAACGCAAGCGCCTTACTGATAAAGCTCAAGAGCAATGTAAAAGAGATAAAACCCCAGTTTCTGTACAGCAAACGAAAAAGATTGATTGCGACCAGATTGAAAACACTAAAGAAAAGAGGGATGCTTCCGCCGAGAATAAGGAAAAGCCTTCCTCCATATCCAAT AATATTAAGCAAGAATCTTTTCCGGAATTTGAGTCATTTATTGTGGAACAAGAAGAGGGCTCAG GAGGTTATGGTACAGTGTACCGGGCAAGAAGGAAAGACGATGGAGTAATATTTGCCATAAAAT GTCCTCATGCCAACGCCAATAAAAATTATGTGAACAATGAGATAAAAATGCTAGAGAGATTGGG GGGGAGAAACTTTGTGATAAAGTATGAAGGTTCATTTAAGAGTAAGAGTGCTGTTTGTCTTGTTTTGCAACATGTTCAGCATGATAGACCTGAG ATCTTAAAAAGAGATATGAATGTTGCTGACCTACAGTGGTATGGTTATTGTCTGTTCAAAGCCCTTGCTGGTCTACATAGGCAG GGATTTGTTCACAGAGATGTTAAACCTGGAAACTTTCTTTACTCTCGCAAGGTCAACAAGGGTTACTTGATTGATTTCAATCTTGCATTG GATATGCACAAAAAGTATGGGACAGCCG ATAATTGCAAAGTTCACCAAAATTTGAATGATCATACCAGTATTGGCCTGACAAATTCTTTGTCACCTGCAAAGAGTAGGAAGTTAATGGATACAACATACATTGATGCAGTAAACAAAAATGCTGGAAAAGTCTGTAGATCCCTTTTACCTCCTGGAAACCTGAAAAGGAAGGTTGACAAATCAAAGGTTATCACTGAAGCTAGCGGTAGGAATATCATTAAAAGTCAGGGTGCTGATGGTTCTGGGGTAACTTCTGCAAAGGATGCAACAAGCACTAGAACAGAGTGTGCGGAAAGGTTGAGAGAACCATTACCATGCCATGGTAGGCGGGAACTGTTAAGCCTGGTGCAGGAAGCCATGCAGAATGGAAATCATGGATCTGTAGATGctcccaaatcaaagagaaaaagAGTTGCTGCACCTGCTGGTGATGCAGGTACCAAACTTTTGTATGTCACTCCAATGCCACTGCATGCCAATGGAAATGCCATTCGTGGGGCTGGACAGCTTAAAAGCAAAG atggGAAGCCTGCCAGAGAAGGTCCTTGTGCGGGTACTAAAGGCTTTAAGGCTCCAGAA GTATTGTTCAGATCTCTACATCAAGGCCCTAGAGCTGATATTTGGGCTGCTGGAGTGACCTTACTGTACCTGATGATTGGCAGAACACCTTTCACTGGCGACGCCGAACA GAACATAAAAGAGATAGCAAAGTTAAGGGGCAGTGAAGCTCTCTGGGAAGTTGCAAAGCTGCACAGCCATGAATCAGTATTTTCAATG GACCTGCTCGATGTAAAATACTTGACGCCAATGAGTCTTCAGGATTGGTGTGCACAAAATACACGACGACAAGATTTCTTTGATGCCATACCAAGTTCACTATTTGATCTCGTAGATAAGTGTTTAATGGTGAATCCACGGCAGAGGATCAGCGCAGATGAAGCTCTTGCACACGACTTTTTCGCCCCATGCCATGAGGCTCTCAGAAAGCACAGGCTGCGAAGGCAAGCACGGGCCGAAGCTGTCGTGGATCAATAG
- the LOC130994312 gene encoding uncharacterized protein LOC130994312 produces the protein MVICWMLWELPLSDTAIPKVQVSANAPSDEQPEVDVSDEEFVQFDTSGVPVIVTLTKVGGDYIVDATTEEESQMSSAVSVSTNRLGRICGLTKRGGAGLDPTVMLDTISAAKHVSEQLINKLDSEIAAAEACDEMES, from the exons ATGGTAATTTGCTGGATGCTTTGGGAGCTGCCATTAAG TGATACAGCTATTCCAAAAGTTCAAGTTTCTGCCAACGCTCCGTCTGATGAGCAGCCGGAGGTTGATGTGAGCGATGAGGAGTTTGTACAATTTGATACATCAGGGGTCCCTGTTATAGTAACTTTAACCAAG GTCGGGGGGGATTATATTGTAGATGCAACTACGGAAGAGGAGTCCCAGATGAGTTCAGCTGTGTCTGTCTCGACCAACAGGCTAGGCCGGATATGTGGGCTGACAAAGCGAGGGGGTGCCGGCCTCGATCCAACTGTTATGCTCGACACGATATCGGCTGCTAAACATGTAAGTGAGCAGTTGATAAACAAATTGGATTCAGAAATAGCTGCAGCTGAGGCTTGCGATGAGATGGAATCCTAA